A DNA window from Porphyromonas gingivalis ATCC 33277 contains the following coding sequences:
- a CDS encoding outer membrane lipoprotein-sorting protein, which yields MTAMVAMVSFSIYAQTGRDIAQRVKDRPDGDTRRSELTMKLINKRGAVRERKLISYSIDMGKDKKDKKTIMFFLYPGDVKGTGFLTWDYDQIGKDDDKWLYLPAMKKTRRISGASAKKDYFMGSDFTYDDMGSRNVDEDTHKLLGEETFDGHKCWKLESTSKDQRDVFSKKIAWIRQDCLIPVRVEYYDRMNRLHRLLELSDIAQIDGFWMAQKMNMSNVQTGHRTVLEIKKPEFNRPIDESKFTVTSLEKGSL from the coding sequence ATGACAGCCATGGTAGCAATGGTCTCTTTCAGCATCTACGCCCAGACAGGGCGCGACATAGCACAGCGCGTAAAAGACCGCCCCGACGGTGATACGCGTCGCTCCGAACTCACTATGAAGCTCATCAACAAACGAGGAGCCGTACGTGAGCGCAAACTCATTTCTTACTCCATTGACATGGGTAAGGATAAGAAAGACAAGAAGACTATTATGTTTTTCCTCTATCCGGGCGATGTCAAAGGCACCGGTTTCCTCACATGGGATTATGATCAGATCGGTAAGGATGATGACAAATGGCTCTACCTGCCTGCTATGAAGAAGACCCGTCGCATCAGTGGAGCATCGGCCAAGAAAGACTACTTCATGGGCAGCGACTTCACCTATGATGACATGGGCAGCCGCAATGTGGACGAGGATACGCACAAGCTCCTCGGTGAAGAGACTTTCGATGGGCATAAATGCTGGAAGCTGGAGTCTACCTCCAAAGATCAGCGCGATGTCTTTTCCAAGAAAATCGCTTGGATCAGGCAGGACTGCCTGATACCTGTCAGAGTGGAATACTATGACAGGATGAACCGCTTGCATCGTCTTTTGGAGCTGTCCGATATTGCCCAAATAGATGGCTTCTGGATGGCGCAAAAGATGAATATGTCCAATGTGCAGACGGGGCATCGAACTGTACTGGAGATTAAGAAACCGGAGTTTAACCGTCCGATCGACGAATCGAAGTTCACTGTTACTTCTCTCGAGAAAGGCTCTCTCTAA
- a CDS encoding DUF1302 family protein, translating into MEVKKNTVVLRLLIWFVAILLFHSSRLWGQEGEGSARYGFKGFVDTYHAVRSSSPFDFMSSRTRVRGELERSFGNSKVAVSVNATYNALLKDETGLRLREAFFEHQEEHWGLRLGRQIVIWGAADGVRITDLISPMDMTEFLAQDYDDIRMPVNALRFSVFNESMKVEVVVLPVFEGYRLPVDPRNPWNIFSLSPIAQGMNIVWKEEAGKPAFKVANIEYGARWSTTLSGIDFALAALHTWNKMPVIEVQGIAPTEIIVSPRYYRMGFVGGDLSVPVGQFVFRGEAAFNIDKHFTYKSHAKQEGFQTINWLVGADWYAPGEWMISGQFSMESIFRYRDFISQRQHSTLITLNVSKKFFGSTLQLSDFTYYDLTGKGWFSRFAADYALNDQIHLMAGYDWFSSKGSGIFDRYKDNSELWFKARYSF; encoded by the coding sequence ATGGAAGTGAAGAAAAACACAGTGGTGCTACGCCTTCTGATTTGGTTCGTGGCCATTCTTCTCTTCCACTCCTCACGGCTGTGGGGACAGGAAGGGGAGGGGAGTGCCCGATACGGATTCAAAGGATTCGTGGATACCTACCATGCCGTGCGCAGCTCTTCTCCTTTTGATTTCATGAGCTCGCGTACGAGAGTGAGAGGTGAGCTGGAGAGGTCGTTCGGTAATTCGAAAGTAGCCGTATCGGTCAATGCCACCTACAATGCTCTACTGAAAGACGAGACCGGCTTACGTTTACGTGAAGCCTTCTTCGAGCATCAGGAAGAGCATTGGGGGTTGCGCCTCGGACGACAGATTGTCATTTGGGGGGCTGCCGACGGTGTGCGCATCACGGATCTGATCTCCCCGATGGATATGACCGAGTTTCTGGCACAGGATTACGATGATATTCGTATGCCGGTCAATGCATTGCGTTTCTCTGTCTTCAACGAATCGATGAAAGTGGAAGTCGTGGTACTGCCTGTATTCGAGGGGTACCGTCTGCCTGTGGATCCTCGCAATCCTTGGAATATCTTCTCCCTTTCCCCCATTGCTCAGGGGATGAATATCGTCTGGAAAGAAGAAGCCGGCAAACCGGCCTTCAAGGTTGCCAATATCGAGTACGGTGCGCGATGGAGCACTACGCTCTCCGGTATCGACTTCGCTTTGGCTGCATTGCATACATGGAACAAGATGCCCGTCATCGAAGTACAGGGCATTGCGCCGACGGAAATCATCGTTAGCCCTCGCTATTATCGTATGGGATTTGTCGGCGGCGACCTCTCCGTACCCGTCGGACAGTTTGTTTTCAGGGGAGAGGCTGCATTCAATATCGACAAACACTTCACCTATAAGAGTCATGCCAAGCAAGAGGGTTTCCAAACAATTAATTGGTTGGTTGGAGCCGATTGGTATGCTCCCGGTGAATGGATGATCTCAGGACAATTCTCAATGGAAAGCATATTCAGGTATAGGGATTTCATCTCCCAAAGACAACATTCTACCCTGATTACTCTCAATGTTTCCAAGAAATTCTTCGGCAGTACACTCCAGCTTTCGGACTTCACCTACTACGACCTTACGGGCAAAGGATGGTTCAGTCGCTTTGCAGCTGACTATGCCCTGAACGATCAGATACATCTGATGGCCGGATATGACTGGTTCAGTAGTAAGGGCAGCGGTATATTCGATCGCTACAAAGACAATTCCGAACTCTGGTTCAAAGCCCGCTACAGCTTTTAA
- a CDS encoding ABC transporter ATP-binding protein, which produces MNDTINKIKAYMGNRAILLPVSLVLSGLNGLVSLVPFVLIWLIVRTLLGGEGAIEDNRVFVYAWWAVGIAAFGVLTYFLSLSLSHLAAFRVEVNMRREAMHRVVRMPLGYFDKRLSGKMRKVIDEDSSQTHTFIAHILPDVIGSMMAPVGVLVLIFIFDWRLGIACLLPIAFAVGAMSFMLNPKQNKFQRRYLDAQEKMSSEAVEYVRGIPVVKVFQQSVYSFKRFYQSIIEYKKLVTEYTLGWQKPMAFYVMFTNSFAFFLVPVAIWLIGRTGNTVDIIADMFLYLLITPVFTTNIMKMASLSQNLFLLNEAVTRLENLTGEEPLATLERPQTPVTNEVSFDHVTFRYTGAVQDAVSDIDFSIPPGQTYALVGTSGGGKTTIARLIPRFWDATQGHIRIGGVDVRDMAKEELMDRISFVFQNAKLFRTTIRENITYGSPDASEDALARAIDLSQSREIIERLPDGLQTKIGADGTYLSGGEQQRIALARAILKDAPIVVLDEATAFADPENEKLIQQALHELTKGKTVLMIAHRLTSVQHVDRILVIEKGRIAEQGTHEELLTQGGLYKSMWEEYQRSVSWTL; this is translated from the coding sequence ATGAACGACACAATCAACAAAATCAAAGCCTATATGGGCAATCGAGCCATTCTCTTGCCCGTTTCATTAGTGCTTTCGGGTCTCAACGGGCTTGTCTCCTTAGTCCCGTTCGTCTTGATATGGCTGATCGTGCGTACGCTCCTTGGAGGAGAGGGTGCTATCGAGGATAATCGGGTATTTGTGTATGCCTGGTGGGCAGTCGGCATAGCCGCATTCGGTGTCCTGACTTATTTCCTCTCCCTTTCCCTTTCACATCTTGCTGCTTTCAGGGTAGAGGTCAATATGCGTCGGGAAGCTATGCACCGCGTAGTGCGTATGCCATTGGGTTACTTCGACAAACGCCTGAGCGGAAAGATGCGCAAAGTCATCGATGAGGACTCATCGCAGACGCACACTTTCATAGCCCATATCTTGCCCGATGTTATAGGCAGTATGATGGCTCCGGTCGGGGTGCTGGTGCTTATCTTCATATTCGATTGGCGGTTGGGTATTGCCTGCCTGCTCCCGATTGCTTTTGCTGTGGGAGCCATGTCTTTTATGTTGAACCCGAAGCAAAATAAGTTCCAACGCCGGTATCTCGATGCACAGGAGAAGATGAGCAGTGAGGCCGTAGAGTATGTGCGTGGCATACCGGTAGTGAAAGTCTTCCAGCAGAGCGTTTATTCCTTCAAACGTTTCTACCAAAGTATTATCGAGTATAAGAAATTGGTGACGGAATATACTTTGGGTTGGCAGAAGCCAATGGCTTTCTATGTCATGTTTACCAATAGTTTTGCTTTTTTCCTCGTGCCTGTAGCTATTTGGCTTATAGGCCGAACAGGCAATACGGTCGATATTATAGCCGATATGTTTCTGTATCTGCTGATTACACCCGTTTTTACGACCAATATCATGAAGATGGCCTCCCTTAGTCAGAACCTCTTTTTACTTAATGAAGCAGTAACCAGACTGGAGAATCTGACCGGAGAGGAGCCACTTGCCACACTTGAAAGACCGCAGACTCCCGTCACGAATGAAGTCTCCTTCGATCATGTTACCTTTCGCTATACCGGTGCAGTACAGGATGCCGTCAGTGATATTGACTTCTCCATCCCTCCAGGGCAAACCTATGCGCTGGTCGGAACTTCCGGAGGGGGTAAGACCACTATAGCCCGACTCATACCTCGCTTTTGGGACGCTACCCAAGGCCATATACGTATCGGTGGAGTAGATGTAAGGGATATGGCAAAAGAAGAGCTGATGGACAGGATTTCTTTCGTCTTTCAGAATGCCAAACTCTTCAGAACCACCATTCGTGAGAATATTACCTATGGCAGTCCGGATGCATCCGAGGATGCTTTGGCTCGTGCCATCGACCTTTCTCAAAGCCGTGAAATTATAGAGCGTTTGCCCGATGGACTGCAAACGAAGATAGGAGCCGATGGCACGTATCTCTCCGGAGGGGAGCAGCAGCGCATAGCTTTGGCTCGTGCCATACTCAAGGATGCTCCTATTGTGGTGCTCGATGAAGCCACAGCCTTTGCTGATCCCGAAAACGAGAAATTGATACAGCAGGCTTTGCACGAACTGACGAAAGGAAAGACGGTGCTGATGATTGCTCATCGACTGACGAGCGTACAGCATGTGGATCGTATCCTTGTGATAGAGAAGGGACGAATCGCAGAACAGGGTACCCACGAAGAACTCTTGACACAAGGTGGTCTTTACAAATCCATGTGGGAGGAATACCAGCGATCCGTTTCTTGGACATTATGA
- a CDS encoding ABC transporter ATP-binding protein, with amino-acid sequence MIRYFQHRFALSRKGAQDLAKGIAWTTVLNVGFMLPAIFTFLFLEDYLQGSATHGIWYYIAMGAAFMAVLFVIALFQYTSLYTKIYTESANRRIALAEKLRKLPLAFFGEKNLSDLTSTMMEDSTVMETVFSHSIPQLFASLVSLFLIGIGLFCYNWQLSLALFWVVPVAALAIVFSKKMLNKSFRSNYHVKREVTEHIQEGIEEIQEIKSYNGEEEFAERFDAKLHAYEKSLIRCELVVGAVLNASYIILKLGLASVIIIGAYLLSEGTIDLFTYLVFLLIGSSIYNPISEVFSNLLLLQYLDVRIDRVREMDAMPIQEGKTDYSVRNFDIIFQNVNFSYEKGKQVLRNVSFTAKQGEVTALVGPSGGGKSTSAKLAARFWDIDGGKIFLGGEDISQIEPETLLRHYAIVFQDVLLFNASVADNIRIGKPDATDEELKRVARLARCDEFVDRLPNGYDTLIGENGENLSGGERQRISIARALLKDAPIVLLDEATASLDVENETLIQAGISELIKNKTVLIIAHRMRTVANAHKIVVLKEGTVAECGSPAELMAMNGVFARMVAAQK; translated from the coding sequence ATGATACGATATTTCCAACACCGATTCGCTCTCTCTCGTAAGGGTGCGCAGGATCTTGCCAAAGGCATTGCATGGACTACGGTTTTGAATGTCGGATTTATGTTGCCTGCCATATTCACTTTTCTTTTCCTCGAAGACTATCTGCAAGGATCCGCCACACATGGTATTTGGTATTATATAGCCATGGGAGCGGCTTTTATGGCGGTGCTCTTCGTTATAGCTCTCTTCCAATACACAAGTCTGTACACCAAGATATATACAGAGAGTGCCAACCGCCGCATCGCCTTGGCTGAAAAACTACGTAAACTCCCATTGGCTTTCTTCGGAGAGAAGAATCTGTCCGATCTGACTTCCACGATGATGGAGGATAGTACGGTGATGGAGACTGTCTTCTCTCACAGTATACCCCAGCTCTTTGCATCGTTGGTCAGTCTCTTTTTGATCGGTATAGGGCTCTTCTGCTATAATTGGCAGCTTTCGTTGGCACTCTTTTGGGTTGTGCCTGTAGCAGCCTTAGCAATTGTCTTTTCCAAAAAGATGTTGAACAAATCATTCCGCTCGAACTACCATGTCAAACGAGAGGTCACCGAGCATATACAGGAAGGAATCGAAGAGATACAGGAGATAAAATCATATAATGGCGAAGAAGAATTTGCCGAGCGCTTCGATGCCAAACTCCATGCCTATGAGAAGAGCCTTATTCGATGTGAACTTGTTGTCGGTGCCGTCCTTAATGCTTCATATATAATCCTCAAACTGGGACTTGCCTCTGTAATCATAATAGGAGCTTATCTCTTGTCAGAAGGAACAATCGATCTATTCACTTATTTGGTCTTTCTGCTTATCGGATCGAGCATATATAATCCCATAAGTGAAGTATTCAGCAATTTGCTACTCTTGCAGTACCTCGATGTACGTATCGATCGGGTGAGAGAGATGGATGCTATGCCGATACAGGAAGGTAAAACGGACTATTCTGTCCGGAACTTCGATATTATATTCCAAAACGTAAATTTCTCCTACGAAAAGGGGAAGCAAGTACTGCGCAATGTATCGTTCACGGCCAAACAAGGGGAAGTCACAGCCCTCGTCGGTCCGTCGGGTGGAGGAAAGAGCACATCGGCCAAGTTGGCTGCACGCTTTTGGGATATAGATGGAGGAAAGATCTTTTTGGGAGGGGAAGACATTTCGCAAATCGAACCCGAAACCCTGCTACGTCATTATGCCATCGTCTTCCAAGATGTACTGCTCTTCAATGCATCGGTGGCCGATAATATCCGCATAGGTAAACCTGATGCTACAGATGAAGAGCTCAAACGTGTAGCTCGGTTGGCAAGATGCGACGAATTTGTAGATCGTCTGCCGAATGGATATGACACTTTGATCGGTGAAAATGGTGAGAACCTTTCAGGAGGTGAACGTCAGCGCATTTCTATAGCCAGAGCTTTACTCAAGGATGCTCCGATTGTGCTGCTGGATGAAGCTACGGCAAGTCTCGATGTTGAGAATGAGACACTGATACAGGCTGGTATATCCGAACTGATCAAAAACAAGACAGTCCTCATTATCGCTCATCGTATGCGCACTGTAGCCAATGCCCATAAGATTGTTGTACTCAAAGAAGGGACTGTAGCCGAATGTGGCAGTCCGGCCGAATTGATGGCCATGAACGGTGTGTTTGCTCGAATGGTGGCGGCGCAGAAGTAA
- a CDS encoding S41 family peptidase yields MKKTNLFLSLLVIFITGSFMTACAQKSKTNKLTEEDRSRNEYVQSMDVLSNIIGNVRLYFVDTISIKHMTRRGIDAMLGGLDPYTEYIPYEEMDELKLMTTGEYAGVGAIISQRPDSAVIIQRPMEGMPADEAGLIAGDRILTIDGKDFRKSTTPKVSQALKGIAGTVAKVTVMRYGETKPRTFSVKRQKVIMNSVTYSGMLDGSIGYIRLNNFTDKSAEEVRTALLDLRDKQGAKGLILDLRGNGGGLMQAAIEIVNLFVPKGKEVVTTKGRIAESASVFRTLTEPIDTKLPIVVLIDGQSASSSEIVAGALQDMDRAVLMGQKSYGKGLVQTTRQLPYNGVIKLTTAKYYIPSGRCIQRLDYSRTNRTGMATAIPDSLHKIFYTAAGRRVEDAGGILPDIEIKQDTAATLLYYMAINNDVFDFVTGYVLKHKTIAKPEDFSITNEDYAAFCKMMEEKKFDYDRQSGKMLDKLEELAKIEGYLPEANSELKALREKLKPNLSRDLLRFKKEITNHLNNEIVTRYYYERGSIRQSLPEDKVVKEAIKLLKDHPEQIRQILAAPKAENKG; encoded by the coding sequence ATGAAAAAGACCAATCTGTTTTTATCTCTGCTGGTGATCTTTATCACCGGCAGTTTTATGACTGCCTGTGCACAGAAGTCCAAGACGAACAAACTCACCGAAGAAGATCGGAGTCGCAATGAATATGTACAGTCGATGGATGTGCTTAGCAATATTATCGGTAACGTCAGGCTGTATTTCGTCGATACCATAAGTATCAAACATATGACTCGGCGTGGTATAGATGCGATGTTGGGCGGGCTTGACCCCTATACCGAATACATTCCTTACGAGGAAATGGATGAACTGAAATTGATGACTACGGGAGAGTATGCCGGAGTCGGAGCTATCATATCGCAGCGTCCGGATAGTGCTGTGATTATCCAGAGACCTATGGAAGGTATGCCCGCAGACGAAGCAGGATTGATAGCAGGCGACCGCATCCTGACTATCGATGGGAAAGACTTCCGTAAATCCACCACACCGAAAGTAAGCCAAGCACTGAAAGGGATAGCCGGTACTGTTGCAAAGGTGACAGTAATGCGCTACGGCGAAACCAAACCTCGTACTTTTTCCGTGAAACGTCAAAAAGTGATTATGAATTCCGTCACTTACAGCGGAATGCTCGATGGCTCGATAGGATATATCCGCTTGAACAACTTTACGGACAAAAGTGCAGAAGAGGTGCGCACGGCCTTGTTGGATCTTCGTGACAAACAAGGAGCGAAAGGTCTCATTTTGGATTTAAGAGGCAATGGTGGCGGACTGATGCAGGCTGCTATCGAGATAGTCAATCTGTTCGTCCCTAAGGGCAAAGAGGTGGTAACGACCAAAGGTCGCATTGCAGAGTCGGCATCCGTATTCCGCACATTGACTGAACCGATCGACACGAAACTCCCGATAGTAGTCCTGATCGATGGACAATCGGCATCTTCCTCGGAGATTGTAGCCGGAGCACTGCAGGATATGGACAGGGCTGTACTGATGGGACAAAAGAGCTATGGCAAAGGGCTTGTACAAACGACTCGTCAGCTACCATACAACGGTGTGATCAAATTGACTACGGCCAAGTACTACATCCCAAGCGGACGTTGTATCCAGCGTTTGGACTACAGCCGCACCAATCGGACAGGTATGGCAACGGCCATTCCTGACAGTCTGCACAAAATCTTTTACACTGCTGCCGGAAGACGTGTAGAAGATGCAGGAGGAATCCTGCCTGACATCGAGATCAAACAAGATACAGCTGCGACATTACTTTATTATATGGCCATCAATAATGACGTTTTCGATTTCGTCACAGGTTATGTGCTCAAGCATAAAACGATTGCCAAGCCGGAGGATTTTTCCATAACGAACGAGGACTATGCAGCTTTCTGCAAGATGATGGAAGAAAAGAAATTTGACTATGATCGCCAGAGTGGCAAGATGCTTGACAAACTGGAGGAACTGGCTAAGATAGAAGGCTACTTGCCGGAAGCCAACTCGGAGCTTAAAGCACTACGCGAAAAGCTAAAACCCAACCTGTCGCGTGACCTGCTACGATTCAAAAAGGAGATAACAAACCATCTCAACAATGAGATTGTCACTCGCTATTATTATGAGCGAGGCAGTATCCGCCAGAGTTTGCCGGAAGATAAGGTAGTCAAAGAAGCTATTAAGCTGCTGAAGGACCATCCGGAGCAAATTCGACAGATCCTTGCAGCTCCGAAAGCAGAGAATAAAGGGTAA
- a CDS encoding IS982-like element IS195 family transposase: MKTNIVDVFCIIDDFSKLFDEAIKKKTLEEEDKKRRNRKFKMSDSEVMTILILFHLSRYRDLKAFYLQYITHSCRSEFPHLVSYNRFVELQSRVGFKLIAFLNMCCLGQCTGISFIDSTPLKACHIKRAHGHRTMRGWAQKGKSTMGWFYGFKLHIVINDRGEIINYQITPGNCDDREPLKDGTFTKNLFGKLIADRGYISQNLFDRLFVDDIHMITKIKKNMKNSLMHLYDKVLLRKRALIETVNDMLKNVCQIEHTRHRSVNNFVTNLISGIIAYNILPKKPELNIEIIRNPNFPISA, from the coding sequence ATGAAGACAAATATAGTTGATGTTTTTTGCATCATAGATGATTTCTCCAAGCTTTTTGATGAAGCAATCAAGAAAAAGACCCTCGAAGAGGAAGACAAAAAACGCAGGAATAGAAAGTTTAAGATGTCGGACAGTGAGGTCATGACCATCCTGATCCTGTTTCATCTGTCAAGATACCGAGATTTGAAAGCTTTTTATCTTCAATACATCACCCATTCTTGTCGATCCGAGTTCCCACATCTTGTCTCTTATAATCGCTTTGTGGAGCTGCAAAGCAGGGTAGGTTTCAAGCTGATAGCATTTCTCAATATGTGTTGTTTGGGTCAATGTACAGGCATCTCTTTCATCGATTCCACCCCACTGAAGGCTTGTCATATCAAACGAGCTCATGGGCATAGGACAATGAGGGGATGGGCTCAAAAAGGCAAAAGCACCATGGGTTGGTTTTATGGATTCAAGCTACATATTGTTATCAACGACAGGGGTGAAATCATCAACTATCAAATCACACCGGGCAATTGTGATGACAGAGAACCTCTGAAAGACGGAACATTCACCAAGAATCTTTTTGGCAAACTCATTGCCGATAGAGGCTACATTTCCCAAAACCTTTTTGACCGGCTCTTTGTCGATGACATCCACATGATAACCAAAATCAAAAAGAACATGAAGAACTCCCTGATGCATCTATATGACAAAGTTTTATTGAGAAAGAGAGCCTTGATCGAAACGGTCAATGATATGCTCAAAAATGTCTGTCAGATAGAGCACACGAGACATCGCAGTGTCAACAATTTTGTCACCAACCTGATCTCCGGTATCATCGCTTACAACATCCTGCCTAAAAAGCCTGAACTCAATATTGAAATCATCAGAAACCCTAACTTTCCTATTTCCGCTTAG
- a CDS encoding IS982-like element IS195 family transposase: MKTNIVDVFCIIDDFSKLFDEAIKKRTLEEADKKRRNRKFKMSDSEVMTILILFHLSRYRDLKAFYLQYITHSCRSEFPHLVSYNRFVELQSRVGFKLIAFLNMCCLGQCTGISFIDSTPLKACHIKRAHGHRTMRGWAQKGKSTMGWFYGFKLHIVINDRGEIINYQITPGNCDDREPLKDGTFTKNLFGKLIADRGYISQNLFDRLFVDDIHMITKIKKNMKNSLMHLYDKVLLRKRALIETVNDMLKNVCQIEHTRHRSVNNFVTNLISGIIAYNILPKKPELNIEIIRNPNFPISA, from the coding sequence ATGAAGACAAATATAGTTGATGTTTTTTGCATCATAGATGATTTCTCCAAGCTTTTTGATGAAGCAATCAAGAAAAGGACCCTCGAAGAGGCAGACAAAAAACGCAGGAATAGAAAGTTTAAGATGTCGGACAGTGAGGTCATGACCATCCTGATCCTGTTTCATCTGTCAAGATACCGAGATTTGAAAGCTTTTTATCTTCAATACATCACCCATTCTTGTCGATCCGAGTTTCCACATCTTGTCTCTTATAATCGCTTTGTGGAGCTGCAAAGCAGGGTGGGTTTCAAGCTGATAGCATTTCTCAATATGTGTTGTTTGGGTCAATGTACAGGCATCTCTTTCATCGATTCCACCCCACTGAAGGCTTGTCATATCAAACGAGCTCATGGGCATAGGACAATGAGGGGATGGGCTCAAAAAGGCAAAAGCACCATGGGTTGGTTTTATGGATTCAAGCTACATATTGTTATCAACGACAGGGGTGAAATCATCAACTATCAAATCACACCGGGCAATTGTGATGACAGAGAACCTCTGAAAGACGGAACATTCACCAAGAATCTTTTTGGCAAACTCATTGCCGATAGAGGCTACATTTCCCAAAACCTTTTTGACCGGCTCTTTGTCGATGACATCCACATGATAACCAAAATCAAAAAGAACATGAAGAACTCCCTGATGCATCTATATGACAAAGTTTTATTGAGAAAGAGAGCCCTGATCGAAACGGTCAATGATATGCTCAAAAATGTCTGTCAGATAGAGCACACGAGACATCGCAGTGTCAACAATTTTGTCACCAACCTGATCTCCGGTATCATCGCTTACAACATCCTGCCTAAAAAGCCTGAACTCAATATTGAAATCATCAGAAACCCTAACTTTCCTATTTCCGCTTAG
- a CDS encoding HXXEE domain-containing protein, with translation MTDLEKLMLLLPIMFMLHEYEEVVMFKQWIFQNRENLKRHFPKVEAFITERGLFDYSTSTFAVGTAHEFILLSVVSFFAVWRGAYQWWFAVLMGHSIHLFIHLAQWIIYRKYIPVIVTTLLTLPYCIYAFVKFTDTTSLSPSQMVLWTVIGITLAALSLLSAFFLMSKFYRWEVKRGIFF, from the coding sequence ATGACCGATCTAGAAAAGCTTATGTTGCTTCTTCCTATTATGTTCATGCTTCATGAATATGAAGAGGTAGTTATGTTCAAGCAATGGATATTTCAGAATAGAGAGAACCTGAAAAGACATTTTCCTAAAGTAGAAGCCTTCATTACAGAGCGGGGGCTATTCGATTACTCAACATCGACTTTTGCCGTTGGTACAGCTCACGAATTTATTTTGCTTTCCGTTGTTTCTTTCTTTGCCGTATGGCGAGGTGCATATCAATGGTGGTTTGCTGTATTGATGGGACATTCTATCCATTTGTTTATACATCTTGCACAATGGATTATATACCGTAAATATATTCCGGTAATTGTTACGACTCTATTGACTTTGCCCTATTGTATATATGCCTTCGTGAAATTTACAGACACTACTTCCTTGTCTCCCTCACAAATGGTTTTATGGACAGTCATCGGTATCACTCTTGCTGCTCTTAGTCTACTTTCAGCATTTTTCCTCATGTCAAAATTTTATAGATGGGAGGTCAAACGAGGGATTTTTTTCTAA
- a CDS encoding helix-turn-helix domain-containing protein, with protein MDNILTLIDCNPQSVAMQVASRVKARRLEMNLTQEGIALRAGMKLPTYRRFERTGEISFRGLLQIGFALNALQDFALLFAQRQYQTLDEVLAEQQPKRKRGSKK; from the coding sequence ATGGATAATATTTTGACACTTATAGACTGCAATCCGCAGTCCGTAGCTATGCAGGTTGCTTCCCGAGTAAAGGCCCGACGGTTGGAGATGAATCTGACACAAGAGGGAATCGCTTTACGGGCAGGAATGAAGTTGCCTACCTATCGCAGATTCGAGCGAACGGGCGAAATCTCTTTTAGAGGCTTATTGCAAATCGGATTTGCTCTGAATGCCTTGCAGGACTTTGCGCTGCTCTTTGCCCAAAGGCAGTATCAGACACTCGATGAAGTGCTGGCAGAACAGCAGCCCAAGCGCAAGAGAGGTAGCAAAAAATGA